GGTCCCCCTGCTCGAGGGGGGGACGGTGGAGGTCCGCCTCCTTCCCGAGAGGGGGCCGGACGACAGCAAGGTCATCTCCATCCTGGGGATCATAAGGGATATCTCTTCTCAGAGGATGGTGGAGGAACAGCTTCTCTCTCAGGGTGCCTTCCTGTCCACCCTCGTCGATAACCTGCCGGTGGGGGTCATGGCCAAGGATCTATCTGTAGGTGGGGCCTACGTCATCTGGAATTCGAAGCTTTCCCAGATACTGGAGATCTCCGCCGAGGAGGCCTTGGGCATGACAGAGGGGGATCTGTTCCCATCGGAACTGGCAGACATAATGGTTCGGGACGACCGTAAGGCTTTCGAGACCGGCAGACCGGTGGTGACCGATCTTTCCTACGATGTAGCGGGACCCGACGGTTTGACCGTTCGTTTCTTCCGAGTGACCAGGGTGCCCATAACCGACGACGAAGGGGCTCCTTCGATTTTATTGGCCATGGTGGAGGATCGGACCGATTTCGTCATAGCGGACAGAGAGTTGATGTCGTCCCTGCACGATAAGGACATCCTGTTGCAGGAGGTCCATCACAGGGTCAAGAACAACCTTCAGGTGGTCTCGAGCCTGATGAATCTGCAGGCTTCCAGGACGGACGACCCCACTGTGATCGACGCCTTTCTGGAAAGCCGAAGCAGGGTGCTCGCCATGGCTTACGTCCACGAGCTTCTTTACAGAAACTCTCAGTTTTCCGATATAAGATTCGCCGATTATCTGGATGAACTGACCGGGACCATCTCCACCACCTACGGAGACGGCCGGGATATCTCCCTGGAGGTCGAGGCGGACGATACCAGGCTTCACGTCGACGTTGCTATTCCCTGCGGTCTGATAGTTAACGAACTGGTCACCAACGCCTACAAGCACGCTTTTTCCGGCAGAGAAAGTGGCACTGTAAAGGTCGACTTCAGGTCCGAGGGCGGAGATGTGTCTTTGATAGTCTCCGACGACGGCGTCGGCTGCGACGATCTGGATAAAGAGGACAGCCTGGGGCTTACCGTCGTCAGAGGTCTGGTAAGGCAGATAGGGGGAGGGCTGGTCGTCTCGTCCGATCGGGGGATGTCGTTCGAGGTGTCCTTTCCGTTCAATAGGGGAGCGGGAGAGATGAAAGAGGGTGCTCGACGGTGAGGAGGGTGACCTCGGCCGTTGTGTTTTTTTTGACGTCGGCGATATTTTTCTGGCTCGTCCACTGCTACCTCCATCCGGTGGTCCGGATAGGTGTGGCCTATAACGTGGCGCCTTACGCCATGATACCGGAGGCCAAGATGCTGGCCTCCGTAAAGGCCTACGCTGATTGGCATAACTCGATGAAGGGGCGTTTCCGTTACGAGATCATCTCCAGGGAGTACAGAGATGATCCGAAGGAGGCCATGGAATATCTGAAGTCTCATGGCGCCCGGGTCATAGTGGGTTTCCCCTTCTCTCAGGAGGCCATCGCCGCCGCGGAGGTGGCAAACGGAGGCTTGAAGGTCCCGGTGTTGTCGACCATAGCCTCCACCCCGATCCTGTCCGGAAAGGACGACTGGTTCTTCCGTACGAGGGAGGACTTCTCCTACGAGACGGAGCAGATGGCCCGACTTATCGAGAGGTTGGGGATTAAGAGGCTGGCGGTCTTCTGGTCCGGCGACAATCCTGCCTATGCGGAGGCGTCGTCCAAGGCGATAATCTCCAGGATCTCTGCGTCCATAGTCGGCGTCTTTCGTTTTCCCGATGGTTGTCATAGCCTGGATTTCGTCGAATTCACCTCTCCCGACGGGGTGTTGGTCTATGCGGAACCTGCCGTCTCCTATTGGGTGATGGATTTCGTTCGAGCAAGGTGGCCCGACGCGGCTCTTTTCCTGTCCCGCTGGAGTCTTTTCGAGAGTTCCGGACATATAGAGGATATGGATGGGATAAAATTTTATTTCTCCGAGGTCTACGATCCTACCGATTTCGGAGAGGGCGGTTTCCACTCCTACTGGAGAAGCCTGACCTCGATGAAGCTAGGAGCCTCTGTCAGGTACACCTACGGAGCCATGACTCTCCTTTCCACCGTATTCGACGACGACCCCAGGGCTTCCGGTTCGGACCTTAGGGAGGCTCTGTCGATCCCCAGGTCCGTCGAGTCTCTAGGATGGTCCTTCGATACCGACGTTTACGGGGACGTGTCGTCGAAGAATCGGTTTTTCCTGTTCGACGATGGATCCTACAGGGAGGTGACGCCTTGAAAACCGTCAGCCTCGCCTCCATCAGGCGACGTTTCGTCCTGCTGGGATTCGCTGTTATAGTCTCGGTGTCCGTCTCGGTCTTCACCCTCTCCTTCCTCAGGCTGTCCTCGGACTATCACGCAGAGGGAGAGCGTTTCCTGGGAGATGCCGCTGGCAACCTGGACGAACGTTTCCTCTCGACGGAGGCTTTTTTAAAGGCCCTGGACGTTGAGGAGGTGGATGATTCCACCCTGGATGCCATGAAGGTCAGTGAGTTGGTTCTCTGCTCCGACGACGGGACCATCCTCAAAGTGCTCCGAGGCCAGGCTCTGCAGGGACAGACCTTTCCGCCCCGTCTCCTGAACGGAGGATGGACTCCCAGCTCCCATCTGTCCCTCCCGGCCTCGCCCAGGCTGGTGCTGTCCGTCAGGAAAAACGGCCGATGGTTGGTTGCCGGTTTCGAGAGCAGGGCTTTATTTTCCGGATTCATGGGAAAGAGGGAGACCGACGGCTCCCTTCTGCTGGTGAACGACGACGGCATGGTCCTGGCCTCCTGGGGAAAGGACATCTCCACGGTAGGGGGAATGCTGCCCGTCTTTTTCGTCGCTCCCAGGAACGGAGAGGGGCTATGGGGAGGGACCACTCTGAGGTCTCTGTCGGTCAATATGGGAATGGGACTTCACCTAGTGCTTGTCTATCCTAAGGCGGCAGTGTTGATCCAGGCCACAAAAACTTCCCTCGTCTGGGCCGCTGTGCTCTTTGGCGCCATGGTCCCACTTCTGTTCTTTTTCGGGAAGACTTTATATGCCATAACGGAGGTGTTTCTCAGGTCGACGAGAAGCCTGTCCGATATGGCCGACGATATAGGCTCCGCCGAGAGTCCGTTGGAGGCCATGCCTGTGATGGTCTCCTCGCTGGAGAGCTTCAGAACCGACGACGCCCCGTTCGAGGAATACCGAAGGCTTCTAGGGGCTTTCGAGAGGATGATGGACGTCATAAACGAACAGAGCGAGAACCTGGGGTCCCTTTACGAAGAGGCCACAGCCATGGAGCTGGAACTTAGGGAAAACAACGACGAGCTGACCCATCTCAACAGCAATCTCGCCGATCTGATGAACCTGTCCCGAGGGGTTGTGTCCTCCGCCTCGTTGGACGCGACCGCCACAGTTATGGTCTCCAATCTGAAAAAGTGTTTTTCCTGCGAGTTCGCCGGGTTGGTAGCCATAGTAGGGGGGCGTCCCTTCCTCTGGGGCCAGGCGGGAGTCGTCCCAGACGATATGTCGGAGGATTCTATGATGGATCTGATGTCTCGCTTTGTCGATCAGGAGGAACCGGAGGTCTCCTTCGAGTCGGGCAGAACAAGGATATGCGCTCCGGTCCGTTTTATGGGAAGTTTGGCTGGCTTCGTCGTCTTGACACGAAGCGGAAAGGGCGACGGTCGGGCAATTGTGGAGGTTCTGGAGAGGTTCGTTCTGCCTCTGGGAGGAATCTTTCAGGCCCACGAGCTGGTTCGGGAGGTCCGAAGCTCGTTCCATTATCTGGCCACCAGGATGCAGACCCTTACCGAGAGCTATCACGAGGAGACCGGGAGCCATCTTGTAAGGGTCGGCGAGTATTCGGCCCTGGTGGCGGAACATCTCGAAATGTCCTCGGAATACGTGGAGGATCTGAGGATATACAGCCAGCTCCACGACATCGGAAAGCTCAAGGTTCCCCACGGAATACTGTCCAAGCCGGGATCTCTGACCGACGAGGAGTTCGACGAGATGCGTCGCCATCCCGACTACGCCGTCGACATACTCGGCGATTCGGAGTGGCTGGAGATGGCCAGACAGATAGCCACGACCCATCACGAAAAATGGGACGGGTCGGGTTATCCTAGAGGTCTGAAGGGCGAGGATATCCCCCTCTGCGGCAGAATAGTGGCCTTGGCCGATATATACGACGCTCTGAGGGATGAGAGGGGCTACAAGCCCGCCTTCTCCCACGAGAAAGCCTGGGATATCATATTGCACGGCGATGGCCGGGTCATGCCGGAGCACTTCGATCCCGCCATACTGGAGATATTCAGGGTCCATCACGGCGTGTTTGCCGACATATACGACAGGATTAAGGAATGATAGAGTGAACATAAGGATATTGGTTACCGGAAGCCGGGGCAAAAGCTCGGTTGTTCGCCTTATCCACAGGGCCTTGGTGTCCGGTGGGATAGAGGCCTACGGCAGGATAACTGGAGTGATACCTAGGACGCTCACTCCTCAAGGGGAGCTGCCCATATATAGATCTTCCGGAGCTCACGTCGGAGAGATGAAATGGTGGATAAACGCTATGCCGTCGGACGCCGAGGCGGTGGTTATGGAGAACAGCGCCGTATCTCCCGACCTTCAGCACCTCGCCTCCCTATGGCTCGAACCGACCTTGACCGTCTTGACAAACGTCAGACCGGATCACCAGGACGCCTGGGGAAACGACGAGGATTCCGCCTCGGTCGCCCTGTGTAAGGGGATCCCTGGTGGCGGCAGGGTCCTCCTCGGGGCGGAGGCGGATAGGCCTCTCGTTCGGGCCTTGTTGAAGAATAAAGGCTGTATGATCACCGTGGTTCCGGAGTTTCCGGAGCCGCGTTCTTATCGAGCCTCCAACGAAGCCTTGGCTCTGGAGGCCTGTCGTATTTCGGGGGTCGTGGGCCCGGAGGTGACGGAGGGGATAAAATCGCTCTCTCCCGATCTGGCCGACTTCGTCGTGCTCGACGCCGGAGAGGGAAAGCTGGCCTTCGCCTTTTCCGCCAACGACGTGGTGTCGACCGAGTCGCTTTTCTCCTCTCTGGGATGGAAGAGGGAGGACGTCACGGTACTATTCAACCATCGAAGGGACAGGGGCAACCGTTTTAGGGTCTTCGCTCCATGGATCGAGAAAGAGAGCTGGAAGGACCGAATAGTGATAGGTGACAGGCCTTTTTTTCGAACCGGAGGAGCCCGTTATGTCGGTCTCGACAGGCCGGAGGACCTTATAGCCCTGGTGTCACGGGCTGGGTTGGTCTTCGGATGCGGCAACGTCGTCCACGGCCTGCCGTTGGACGCCAAAATTATTCTGGAGAGGATGTCTTGATGGAAAGCTCTCTTTGGCTCCTGTCGATCGGGATCCTGCTAGGCATGTACTTTTACGAGAGGACCGGACTATCCTGCGGTGGGGTTATAACTCCCGGAGTGCTGGCCATGTCTTTGGGGAGCCCGGTGAGGATATTATGGGCTCTGGCGGCGGCCTTCGTCGTCTGGGCCGTTATGGAGGGTATCTCCAGGGTCTTCGTCGTCTACGGTCGACAGAGAATAGCCCTCTCCATGGCGGTGGCTCTCCTGATCAAGATGATCCTTGGCGGTTTTTCCGATCCGGGAGCCCTGTGGCTGGGATGGGCGGTCCCTGGGTTGATGGCAGCCGACTTTCAGAGGCAGGGACCTCTTGCTACCCTGACATCCTCCTTCTCCACCGCCTTCGCTACCTCTATGGCCTTCTCGGTGGTGTCTGCGATAGGAGGTTATCTGTCGTGACCTTCGATCTAGGAGAGTACAGGGACAGACTCAGAAGACGCTCCCGTCGTCGCATACTGTCTCTGCTGATGCTTACGGGAGTCATGGCCTTGATATATCTTGTCGGAGGCGACGGGCTTTCGATGGAAGAGGAGCGGCTCTGGTCTGGCGTGAGAGAGGCGGAGACGGCGGTGGCCGACTGGCGGCGCTCCATCGGGTCATTCCCTTCCATCACCGACGATCCATGGAACCTGGGGCTCATAGGCCTGGAGTGGAGTCCTCTTTCTACGACCCTCGGCAGCCTCCCTTCCAAGAGGACCGCCTGCCATCCCGATTGGGCCGTCGTCTTTCTTCGGTGGTTTCGATCTCTAGGGCTTTCGGCAGGGGATCCGGTGGTGATAATGTCCTCTTCCTCCTTTCCGGGATTGCTGTTGAACATGCTGATGGCGTCGGAGTTCTACGACCTGGACGTACATCTGGTGGTTTCCCTGGGGTCCTCCACCTGGGGATGCAACGATCCCAAGGCACCTTGGCCCACCATGGCGAAGGAACTTAGACGAAGGGGATTCCTGAGCACCAGAGCCTACTGCTATACCCTGGGAGGGGGCGGCGAGGTGGGATCGGGAATCTCCCCCGAGGGGATCGACATAATGACGTCCGCCGCGATGAAAGCCGGTGTTCCCGTGCTGTCCTCGTCCTCCAAGGAAGAGGTCGTAGGCTGGAAGATGGACTTCATCGGTCGGGTGAAACCCAAAGTGGTGGTATCCATAGGGGGTTCAAGCGCCAATATGGGAGACAATCCGGCGGTTCTTTCCCTCCCTCCGGGCATCTCCAAGCCCGGAGCCAAGGGAGGTGACGGGGTTATAGGCAGGTCTCTAAAGGAGGGGTATACCGTCATCCATCTCCTCAACCTTAGGGACTTGGCCCTGGCAGAGGGGGTTCCCTTCGATTCCGAGCCTGTAAGGGGAACCGTCGGGAGGCGGTCTATATTTCTCTCTTTGTCGGGATTGGCGGTCTATATCGGAGCGACCCTGTTTTTTTCCAGATTTTCCCACGGAGGCGAAACTCTTGGGAACAAAATATAACTTAATAGGCTAGGCCATGAAATCAGAGGGATTCCTTTTTTCATTGAGGATCCCTCTGATTTCTGTTTATGTGTCTGTTGTTGTCAGTTAGAGGCGCAAGCCTGCCTTTTTGTTCTGAAAAAACAAATGTGTATCGTTGACCCCACAGGGTGAAAAGGGATACTCTAAATAAATATAGTGAGGGAAGTTTTTTTCTTCTATCTTTTTGGGGAGGTCGATTTTTTATGAGAAGAAACACCGTGGTGCTAGCTGTTCTCGTTTCGTTGTTTTCGCTTTTCGTCGGTTCCGCCATGGCGGCGGTCACCGGCGATGCGCCTTTGAAGGGCGATGAGCCCCTTCTGATAACCAACGCCGGTCAGGGACCGGGAGGTAAGATGGGGCGGCTTCTGGTCAGCCGGTCCAAGGCAGTGAAGGACATGACCTACAACGCCGAGCCCACGCCGGAGGACATCCTGTCCGGTGGCTATAAAACCGTGCTCGTGGTGATCGGTTCATCCGCCAAGGGGCTCGGTGCCTCTGGGATAACCATCGACGACGAGATCGACCGGCTCGGGGCCATAATGGAGGCCTGCAAGAAAGAGGGAATCCAGGTCATAGCGGCTCACATAGAGGGTAAGGCCAGGAGAGGCAAGCCCGGCAGCGCCGACGAGCGTTCCATCGATGCCATCGCCCCCTACGCTCAGGGCTTCATAGTCAAGAACGACAGCAACTCGGACGGACGTTTCACCGATCTGGCCGAGGCCAACGGAGCTCCCCTGACCATCATAGACGAGACCATCGACTTTATGAACGTGGTCAAGGATATGTACTCGAAGTAGCCGAGGAGGAAGTCGATTTTGTCTATGTACGCCGAGACTTCCATGGTCCTGGCGGTGATGGCGGTTGTCTTCGCCCTTTGTAGCTGGAAGCTCAAATCGCCGGAGATCTCCATGGTCATCACAGCCATAGCCGGTGCCCTGGCGGGGCGGCTGTGGTTTCCCGTCAGGCTTTTAGTGGAGGGGACCTTCACCTATTTCGACGTAGGGCTCATCTTCATCACCGCCTCGGTCTTCATCAACATGTACTCCGCCACCGGGGCCATGAATGCCCTGGTCCGCAAGATGGTGGAGCGTTTCTACCATCGCAAGTGGATGCTTTTCTCCATATTGGCCGTGATAATGCTGATCCCAGGCGCCCTCACCGGAGCTGGAAGCGTATCGATGTTCGTGGTGGGAGGGATGATCGCCACGGTACTTCGCTATATGGGAATCACGTCGGTCAGGACCACCGCCTTTATATACGTGACGTCCATGTTGGCGGCGGCGGCGCCTCCCATAAACCTCTGGGCCATGTTGATGGCCGCTCAGGCCAACATGCCCTACGTAGGATTCTCCGTTCCCCTTCTGGCCCCCATCCTGGTGATCACCGTCTTTACCGTGGTCTATCTGCTGAGGGGAGGGGAGCCCGAGCCCAAGGAGAAGATCCTGGAGGAACTTCCGATCCCTCCGGAAGGCATGAACTGGTTCCGTATACTGGCTCCGATGCTCACCTTTTTGGTGATAGTCCTTCTGTCCAAGTACATGGCTTTCAGCGTTCCCACCGTTGGGTTGCCTCTGAACTTTCTCATCTCCGCGGGAGTGGCCGTTCTTTGCTCTCCGATCAAGCGTTCCGTCAAAGAATGGGGAGATACCGTCCTGGAGACGATGGAGCAGGTCTTCCCTCTGTTGGCCACTGTCATCAGCGTAGGGGTATTGGTCAACATAATGACCGCCACCGGGGTCAGAGGGCTTATAGCCATAACCTTCGTTACCCTTCCGACCATCTTCATATATCTGACGGCCCTTTTCGTTCTGCCGATGGCTCAGGGGTCGCTTAGCTACGGGAGCGCCATAATACTGGGAACTCCCATGATATTCCTCTTCAACTCCGTCGGCTTCAACGTGACCATAGTGGCGACGGCCCTGAGCCTGATGTTCCCTCTGGGAGACTGTCTTCCTCCCTCTAGAATATCCGGCAGGGTGGCTATAGAGGTGTCGGGTTACGAGGGCAGCTATATGTCCTTCCTCAAGGGAATCTTCGTTCCGGCCCTGTTCATGGGGCTGGTCGCGTTGTTCATGTTGATCAACGCCAACGCGTTCAAGTTTTTAGTGATCCGGTGAGGAGGAGAAGATCATGACGACGGTGCTGAACCAGGTTATCCATCAGATCTACTACGTTATAGTCGCCTTTTTCGGACTCCTGCTTCTAAGGAATCTCTTCTTCAGGAAGACCAGGACCAGCCTGATATACGATGTGGTATATGCCTATACCCTTATACCCTTCGTCCTCAGGGTCCTTCACATAAAGTAAGGTGGTTTTGATGAAGAGAAGAGAGATCCCAGGGGTAAAGAGAAAGCTAGCGGTGCTGGCTGTAGTTGCGGTTATCGCTTTTTTGGGTGCTAAGGAATTCATGGAGCTTCGGAACTTCAAGGAACCCGTGGTCGTGTCGGAGGCCTTCACCGAGAAGGTGATGCTCAGCGATTATTTCGAGGGCATAAAGGGAACGGGAGTGGACACGCCGGTCTACCTGTTCGACTCGGGCGTGCCAGGAGGAACCCTGGTCTTTTTAGGCGGGACCCATCCCTACGAACCTGCCACCATGCTGGCGGCCTATGTGGCTATGGAGAATATCTCCGTCTCCAAGGGAAGGGTGTTCATAATTCCCCACGCCAACCTGAGCGCCTCCAAGGTGGGCATGCTGGGCAACGCCTATCCCAAGTTTCTGCACGTGCAGACCGAACACGGCCCCAGGGCCTACCGTATAGGAGACCGATCCACCGATCCTCTGGACCAGTGGCCCGATCCCTTTACCTACGTCCACTATCCGTCCAAGCAGAACCTGGCGTATACCGACGCCAGGAACCTTAACAGGACCTATCCCGGTCGTCCTGACGGTAACCTTACGGAACAGCTGGCCTACGCCATCATGGAGCTGATAAGGAAGGAAAAGGCCGATCTGTATTGCGATACCCACGAGGCATCGCTGATGTACCCGGTGGTGAGCACCTATGTAGCCCACGACAGGGCCCTGGACGTGGCCATGATGGCGGCAATGGATCTCAGCGCCACCACCTTCCCGATGAAGTGCGAGGCCAGCCCCAAGAGCCTGAGAGGGCTATCTCACAGGGAGGTCGGAGACTTCTCCCCCGTTCCCGAGCAGGGATACGAGGGGGTCCTGGCGGTCCTGATGGAGACTATGGAGCCATTCATAGACCGGGTGGCCGGTAAGATAACCGAGGAGCTAATGATGGAGGGTAAGGACGAGTTCCTCCAGACCGCCTCGGAGCACGGCCTTCTGTACTGCGTTCCCGAGTACGACATAGAGTTCGGCGGTCCAATGAAATATAGGGTCGGACGGCATCTTACGTCGATATCCGAGCTGGTTCGTCAGATGAACGATTTCTTCCCCGAAAAGGAGATACAGCTTCAATGGCCCGAGTTCGACGGGCTCATGGAGAACGGCATAGGCCATTATCTCCACGATCCTACCGAGGCCCATAGCACCAGGGTCTTCTGGAACTGAGTTTCGAAAGATCGGGATGAACGGAGGTGGTTTGTCGAGTAAGCTGAAATAGCGGCTAGAGGGCGAGAGTTTTTGCAGAGATAACCGAATTTATAAAAAGGAGTGTGAGCGATGAGGAACAAGAAACTGGCATCCCTTGCTATCGCGCTATGCCTGGTAATGGCTATGGGATTGGTCGCCTCGGCCTGTACGGTGGTCGCCGTCGGCAAGGACGCCACCGTGAACGGAACTTCCATCATCACCCATAACGACGATTCCACCAGTGCCAACTTTAAGCTATGGATCATAGAGGAGAAGGATTGGCCGGAAGGATCGGTTCGCAAGCTGATAATGAACGATCATGGTTACGAGCCCGGCGACGTCATGGGGGAGATGCCCCAGGCAAGCCATACCTATCGTTACTTCAAGAGTCGCTACTCCTTCATGAACGAGATGGGCGTCGCCATGGGCGAGTCCACCTTCGGAACCGATAACGAGGAGATCAAGAAGGACCTGGTGAAGGACAGCGACGGTATCATCGACTGTTGGCTGGCTCAGGACATAGCCCTGGAGCGGGCCGCTACCGCCCGTGAGGCCGTCAAGATCATGGGCGACCTGGTCGAGGAATTCGGCTGGGCCGGCAGCGGAGAGACCATCAACGTCACCGACGGAGACGAGGTCTGGATCGCCGAGTTCTACGGCCGCGACCTGTGGTGCGCAGTTCGCATGCCCGACGATATGTTTTTCGTGTCCGCCAACAGGGCCAGGCTCAGGGAAATCGACCTGACCGACAAGGAGAACGTCATGCACTCTCCCAATATCGTCTCCTACGGCGTCAACAAGGGCTGGATCGAGGGAAACGTGAACTGGAAGAGTTTCAGTCCCGCCCAGGTTTACGCTCCCCATCACGACAGGCTCTACTCCACCAGGAGGGTCTGGAGGGCTCAGGAACTGGTAGCTCCCTCTCTCAAGCAGAGTCCCAAGGAGCATAACTATCCCCTCTTCGTGAAGCCCGACAAGAAGCTCTCTACCTGGGACATCTTCAAGATCAAGGGAGATTACTACGAGGGTACCGATTACGACCTCACCGAGGGACCTGCCGCCGGACCCTGGGGCAACCCCATCAGGATCGCCAACAAGGGCGAGGGTGCCTGGGAGAGATCCATCAACATGCACAGAACCTGCTACGTCCACATCGGAGAGGTTGATCCCAAGCTTCCCGCCCCGATCAAGGGCATCAGCTGGTTCG
The Dethiosulfovibrio russensis DNA segment above includes these coding regions:
- a CDS encoding dipeptidase; translated protein: MRNKKLASLAIALCLVMAMGLVASACTVVAVGKDATVNGTSIITHNDDSTSANFKLWIIEEKDWPEGSVRKLIMNDHGYEPGDVMGEMPQASHTYRYFKSRYSFMNEMGVAMGESTFGTDNEEIKKDLVKDSDGIIDCWLAQDIALERAATAREAVKIMGDLVEEFGWAGSGETINVTDGDEVWIAEFYGRDLWCAVRMPDDMFFVSANRARLREIDLTDKENVMHSPNIVSYGVNKGWIEGNVNWKSFSPAQVYAPHHDRLYSTRRVWRAQELVAPSLKQSPKEHNYPLFVKPDKKLSTWDIFKIKGDYYEGTDYDLTEGPAAGPWGNPIRIANKGEGAWERSINMHRTCYVHIGEVDPKLPAPIKGISWFGYGAPDTTYLTPLWPIMRKLPEFYEVGSRFEDFRRDSGWWVNSYVQEMATLRYCEAIEEIYALRDPKMREQFTETYAVQKDAAKLWRQGKKNQAIDQLTRFAYDRAVDWNRTWLKLGDHLLGNYALGYRNFKTTGYPQWWNDFIGYGPLER